A DNA window from Vigna angularis cultivar LongXiaoDou No.4 chromosome 1, ASM1680809v1, whole genome shotgun sequence contains the following coding sequences:
- the LOC108322724 gene encoding protein TRANSPARENT TESTA 9 isoform X8, whose amino-acid sequence MWNSFWRSRDRFSLDQLRYLTDQLTKVQIISEVNKGFVIEALRSIAELITYGDQHDPSYFEFFMEKQVMGEFIRVLKLTRTVSVPLQLLQTVSIMVQNLKSEHAIYYMFSNEYINYLITYPFDFRNEELLSYYISFLRAISGKLNKNTVSLLVKTHGDEVVSFPLYVEAIRFAFHEESMVRTAVRAITLNVYHVGDDSVNRYITSTPHKDYFANLVSFFRKQSLDFNKLLSDTQLNPGPDSMSAIIAATDEIEDNLYYFSDVVSAGIPDVGRLITDSIMMVLIFPLLLPSLRVMPNNDMQDGAAPSLYLLCCILRIVKIKDLANTIAGSLFYPSEAFTKSSQGFHSDGVLVQNDCTSSNLSLREVLLAYVTKGSDVLVLGSLSVLAILLQTKELDESMLDGLGILPQRKQHKKLLLQALVGESSGEEQLFSSKSNRDGIGTDINVYHIKIKEQYGVSFLPSDVGISPRIHRFQVIDALVNLSCRTNISAEILWDGGWLLRQLLPYSVSEFNRRHLELLKVSYKSYASALVEEVRGIWSDLLISVLCDEWRKCKRAMESSSPRKEPNCILLLPWKISSGGHIPEGSSFAAGKRMHELVKVFVLLHQLQIFTLGRTLTEQPLIYPPGDLPANCRAQGSGLDVSGPKAGTEVSLG is encoded by the exons ATGTGGAATTCCTTCTGGAGATCAAGGGATCGTTTCTCCCTGGACCAACTCAG GTACTTAACCGATCAATTGACGAAGGTACAAATTATTAGTGAGGTTAATAAG GGTTTTGTAATTGAGGCACTGAGATCAATTGCGGAGTTGATAACATATGGTGACCAACATGACCCGAGTTATTTTGA ATTCTTCATGGAAAAGCAAGTCATGGGTGAATTTATACGTGTTCTGAAACTTACCAGGACTGTGAGTGTTCCACTTCAGTTGCTGCAAACAGTGAGCATTATGGTCCAGAACCTAAAAAGTGAACATGCTATAT ACTATATGTTCAGtaatgaatatataaattacCTGATAACTTATCCGTTTGACTTTCGAAATGAAGAGCTGCTGTCGTACTACATATCCTTTTTAAG GGCAATAAGTGGAAAATTGAACAAGAATACAGTTTCACTGCTTGTGAAGACTCATGGT GACGAAGTAGTTTCATTTCCACTTTATGTAGAGGCCATACGCTTTGCTTTTCATGAGGAGAGCATGGTTCGCACTGCAGTACGTGCTATAACTCTTAATGTCTACCATG TTGGAGATGACTCTGTCAATAGATATATAACTAGCACTCCTCACAAAGATTACTTCGCAAACCTGGTTTCATTCTTTAGGAAGCAGAGCTTGGATTTTAATAAACTGCTTTCTGATACACAGCT AAATCCGGGCCCAGATTCAATGTCGGCAATTATTGCTGCTACAGATGAAATTGAGGATAATCTGTACTACTTCAGTGATGTTGTCTCTGCTGGAATTCCTGATGTTGGGAGACTCATTACTGATAGCATTATGATGGTTTTGATATTCCCATTACTTCTTCCTTCCCTAAGGGTCATGCCCAATAAT GACATGCAAGATGGTGCTGCCCCTTCTCTATACTTACTTTGTTGCATCCTGAGGATTGTAAAAATCAAAGATTTGGCAAACACCATTGCTGGTTCTCTTTTTTATCCCTCAGAGGCCTTTACAAAGAGTTCTCAGG GTTTTCATTCAGATGGTGTTCTAGTGCAAAATGATTGTACCAGTTCAAATTTGTCTTTAAG GGAGGTTCTGCTTGCTTATGTAACAAAAGGAAGTGATGTCCTAGTTTTGGGTTCTTTGAGTGTGCTTGCTATTCTGCTGCAAACTAAAG AACTTGATGAATCAATGCTAGATGGGCTTGGAATTCTTCCACAAcgaaaacaacataaaaaattgttattg CAAGCTTTAGTTGGAGAGAGTTCTGGCGAAGAACAACTTTTTTCATCCAAAAGTAATAGGGATGGCATTGGTACTGATATCAATGTCTATCatataaagatcaag GAGCAATATGGAGTATCTTTTCTGCCTTCTGATGTGGGAATAAGTCCTCGTATACATAGATTTcaa GTGATTGATGCATTAGTGAACCTCAGTTGTCGCACTAATATATCTGCAGAGATACTATGGGACGGTGGTTGGCTTTTGCGTCAGTTGCTTCCTTACAGTGTCTCAGAATTCAACAGGCGTCACCTTGAATTACTGAAA GTTTCATACAAGAGTTATGCTTCTGCTCTTGTAGAGGAGGTTAGAGGTATTTGGTCCGACTTACTTATTTCTGTTCTCTGTGATGAATGGAGAAAGTGCAAAAGAG CAATGGAGTCATCATCTCCTCGGAAAGAACCAAATTGCATACTTTTGCTACCATGGAAGATTTCTTCAGGAG GTCATATTCCAGAGGGATCATCTTTTGCTGCTGGTAAAAGAATGCATGAGTTGGTGAAG GTATTTGTACTACTGCACCAACTTCAAATATTCACTCTTGGCAGAACTCTAACAGAGCAACCACTGATTTACCCTCCTGGTGATCTCCCTGCAAATTGCCGTGCCCAAGGTTCTGGGCTTGATGTGTCAGGCCCAAAGGCAGGAACTGAAGTCAGCCTTG GATGA
- the LOC108322724 gene encoding protein TRANSPARENT TESTA 9 isoform X1, whose protein sequence is MWNSFWRSRDRFSLDQLRYLTDQLTKVQIISEVNKGFVIEALRSIAELITYGDQHDPSYFEFFMEKQVMGEFIRVLKLTRTVSVPLQLLQTVSIMVQNLKSEHAIYYMFSNEYINYLITYPFDFRNEELLSYYISFLRAISGKLNKNTVSLLVKTHGDEVVSFPLYVEAIRFAFHEESMVRTAVRAITLNVYHVGDDSVNRYITSTPHKDYFANLVSFFRKQSLDFNKLLSDTQLNPGPDSMSAIIAATDEIEDNLYYFSDVVSAGIPDVGRLITDSIMMVLIFPLLLPSLRVMPNNDMQDGAAPSLYLLCCILRIVKIKDLANTIAGSLFYPSEAFTKSSQGNFNCFISDHDFTSECQGLDSDNLTKWDTRHTMFNIPYSFSSSGFHSDGVLVQNDCTSSNLSLREVLLAYVTKGSDVLVLGSLSVLAILLQTKELDESMLDGLGILPQRKQHKKLLLQALVGESSGEEQLFSSKSNRDGIGTDINVYHIKIKEQYGVSFLPSDVGISPRIHRFQVIDALVNLSCRTNISAEILWDGGWLLRQLLPYSVSEFNRRHLELLKVSYKSYASALVEEVRGIWSDLLISVLCDEWRKCKRAMESSSPRKEPNCILLLPWKISSGGHIPEGSSFAAGKRMHELVKVFVLLHQLQIFTLGRTLTEQPLIYPPGDLPANCRAQGSGLDVSGPKAGTEVSLGHAVPCRIAFERGKELHVYFLAISLGISGWLVVAEELPLKKSHGVVRAVAPLAGCNPRIEDNHAMWLHLRIRASSLPFIDPVHFKDFRKKKTRASVDGRWTLAFKDEETCKSAFLMTVEEINFLSNEVHRRLKPLLDLETSIDLPGSTFCSPKDSYRTHPN, encoded by the exons ATGTGGAATTCCTTCTGGAGATCAAGGGATCGTTTCTCCCTGGACCAACTCAG GTACTTAACCGATCAATTGACGAAGGTACAAATTATTAGTGAGGTTAATAAG GGTTTTGTAATTGAGGCACTGAGATCAATTGCGGAGTTGATAACATATGGTGACCAACATGACCCGAGTTATTTTGA ATTCTTCATGGAAAAGCAAGTCATGGGTGAATTTATACGTGTTCTGAAACTTACCAGGACTGTGAGTGTTCCACTTCAGTTGCTGCAAACAGTGAGCATTATGGTCCAGAACCTAAAAAGTGAACATGCTATAT ACTATATGTTCAGtaatgaatatataaattacCTGATAACTTATCCGTTTGACTTTCGAAATGAAGAGCTGCTGTCGTACTACATATCCTTTTTAAG GGCAATAAGTGGAAAATTGAACAAGAATACAGTTTCACTGCTTGTGAAGACTCATGGT GACGAAGTAGTTTCATTTCCACTTTATGTAGAGGCCATACGCTTTGCTTTTCATGAGGAGAGCATGGTTCGCACTGCAGTACGTGCTATAACTCTTAATGTCTACCATG TTGGAGATGACTCTGTCAATAGATATATAACTAGCACTCCTCACAAAGATTACTTCGCAAACCTGGTTTCATTCTTTAGGAAGCAGAGCTTGGATTTTAATAAACTGCTTTCTGATACACAGCT AAATCCGGGCCCAGATTCAATGTCGGCAATTATTGCTGCTACAGATGAAATTGAGGATAATCTGTACTACTTCAGTGATGTTGTCTCTGCTGGAATTCCTGATGTTGGGAGACTCATTACTGATAGCATTATGATGGTTTTGATATTCCCATTACTTCTTCCTTCCCTAAGGGTCATGCCCAATAAT GACATGCAAGATGGTGCTGCCCCTTCTCTATACTTACTTTGTTGCATCCTGAGGATTGTAAAAATCAAAGATTTGGCAAACACCATTGCTGGTTCTCTTTTTTATCCCTCAGAGGCCTTTACAAAGAGTTCTCAGGGTAATTTCAATTGCTTCATATCTGATCATGATTTCACATCTGAATGCCAAGGGTTAGATAGTGATAATCTCACAAAGTGGGATACAAGACACACAATGTTTAATATTCCATATTCTTTTAGTTCTTCAGGTTTTCATTCAGATGGTGTTCTAGTGCAAAATGATTGTACCAGTTCAAATTTGTCTTTAAG GGAGGTTCTGCTTGCTTATGTAACAAAAGGAAGTGATGTCCTAGTTTTGGGTTCTTTGAGTGTGCTTGCTATTCTGCTGCAAACTAAAG AACTTGATGAATCAATGCTAGATGGGCTTGGAATTCTTCCACAAcgaaaacaacataaaaaattgttattg CAAGCTTTAGTTGGAGAGAGTTCTGGCGAAGAACAACTTTTTTCATCCAAAAGTAATAGGGATGGCATTGGTACTGATATCAATGTCTATCatataaagatcaag GAGCAATATGGAGTATCTTTTCTGCCTTCTGATGTGGGAATAAGTCCTCGTATACATAGATTTcaa GTGATTGATGCATTAGTGAACCTCAGTTGTCGCACTAATATATCTGCAGAGATACTATGGGACGGTGGTTGGCTTTTGCGTCAGTTGCTTCCTTACAGTGTCTCAGAATTCAACAGGCGTCACCTTGAATTACTGAAA GTTTCATACAAGAGTTATGCTTCTGCTCTTGTAGAGGAGGTTAGAGGTATTTGGTCCGACTTACTTATTTCTGTTCTCTGTGATGAATGGAGAAAGTGCAAAAGAG CAATGGAGTCATCATCTCCTCGGAAAGAACCAAATTGCATACTTTTGCTACCATGGAAGATTTCTTCAGGAG GTCATATTCCAGAGGGATCATCTTTTGCTGCTGGTAAAAGAATGCATGAGTTGGTGAAG GTATTTGTACTACTGCACCAACTTCAAATATTCACTCTTGGCAGAACTCTAACAGAGCAACCACTGATTTACCCTCCTGGTGATCTCCCTGCAAATTGCCGTGCCCAAGGTTCTGGGCTTGATGTGTCAGGCCCAAAGGCAGGAACTGAAGTCAGCCTTG GCCATGCCGTGCCTTGTAGGATAGCTTTCGAGAGGGGAAAAGAGCTTCATGTTTACTTTCTAGCAATATCTTTAGGAATTTCTGGATGGCTTGTCGTTGCAGAAGAATTGCCACTGAAGAAGTCTCATGGAGTGGTTCGGGCCGTTGCCCCTTTGGCTGGGTGCAAT CCCAGGATTGAGGACAATCATGCGATGTGGTTACACTTGCGGATTCGGGCTTCTTCTTTACCCTTTATAGATCCTGTCCACTTCAAAGACTTTcggaaaaagaaaacaagagctTCGGTAGATGGCAGATGGACATTGGCGTTCAAAGATGAGGAGACTTGCAAATCTGCTTTTCTCATGACCGTTGAGGAAATCAATTTTCTGAGTAATGAGGTTCATAGAAGACTAAAGCCTTTGCTCGACCTTGAAACTTCAATAGATTTACCAGGTTCGACTTTTTGTTCTCCAAAAGATTCTTATAGAACACATCCAAATTAA
- the LOC108322724 gene encoding protein TRANSPARENT TESTA 9 isoform X5, protein MVTNMTRVILTCDRFFMEKQVMGEFIRVLKLTRTVSVPLQLLQTVSIMVQNLKSEHAIYYMFSNEYINYLITYPFDFRNEELLSYYISFLRAISGKLNKNTVSLLVKTHGDEVVSFPLYVEAIRFAFHEESMVRTAVRAITLNVYHVGDDSVNRYITSTPHKDYFANLVSFFRKQSLDFNKLLSDTQLNPGPDSMSAIIAATDEIEDNLYYFSDVVSAGIPDVGRLITDSIMMVLIFPLLLPSLRVMPNNDMQDGAAPSLYLLCCILRIVKIKDLANTIAGSLFYPSEAFTKSSQGFHSDGVLVQNDCTSSNLSLREVLLAYVTKGSDVLVLGSLSVLAILLQTKELDESMLDGLGILPQRKQHKKLLLQALVGESSGEEQLFSSKSNRDGIGTDINVYHIKIKEQYGVSFLPSDVGISPRIHRFQVIDALVNLSCRTNISAEILWDGGWLLRQLLPYSVSEFNRRHLELLKVSYKSYASALVEEVRGIWSDLLISVLCDEWRKCKRAMESSSPRKEPNCILLLPWKISSGGHIPEGSSFAAGKRMHELVKVFVLLHQLQIFTLGRTLTEQPLIYPPGDLPANCRAQGSGLDVSGPKAGTEVSLGHAVPCRIAFERGKELHVYFLAISLGISGWLVVAEELPLKKSHGVVRAVAPLAGCNPRIEDNHAMWLHLRIRASSLPFIDPVHFKDFRKKKTRASVDGRWTLAFKDEETCKSAFLMTVEEINFLSNEVHRRLKPLLDLETSIDLPGSTFCSPKDSYRTHPN, encoded by the exons ATGGTGACCAACATGACCCGAGTTATTTTGA CTTGTGACAGATTCTTCATGGAAAAGCAAGTCATGGGTGAATTTATACGTGTTCTGAAACTTACCAGGACTGTGAGTGTTCCACTTCAGTTGCTGCAAACAGTGAGCATTATGGTCCAGAACCTAAAAAGTGAACATGCTATAT ACTATATGTTCAGtaatgaatatataaattacCTGATAACTTATCCGTTTGACTTTCGAAATGAAGAGCTGCTGTCGTACTACATATCCTTTTTAAG GGCAATAAGTGGAAAATTGAACAAGAATACAGTTTCACTGCTTGTGAAGACTCATGGT GACGAAGTAGTTTCATTTCCACTTTATGTAGAGGCCATACGCTTTGCTTTTCATGAGGAGAGCATGGTTCGCACTGCAGTACGTGCTATAACTCTTAATGTCTACCATG TTGGAGATGACTCTGTCAATAGATATATAACTAGCACTCCTCACAAAGATTACTTCGCAAACCTGGTTTCATTCTTTAGGAAGCAGAGCTTGGATTTTAATAAACTGCTTTCTGATACACAGCT AAATCCGGGCCCAGATTCAATGTCGGCAATTATTGCTGCTACAGATGAAATTGAGGATAATCTGTACTACTTCAGTGATGTTGTCTCTGCTGGAATTCCTGATGTTGGGAGACTCATTACTGATAGCATTATGATGGTTTTGATATTCCCATTACTTCTTCCTTCCCTAAGGGTCATGCCCAATAAT GACATGCAAGATGGTGCTGCCCCTTCTCTATACTTACTTTGTTGCATCCTGAGGATTGTAAAAATCAAAGATTTGGCAAACACCATTGCTGGTTCTCTTTTTTATCCCTCAGAGGCCTTTACAAAGAGTTCTCAGG GTTTTCATTCAGATGGTGTTCTAGTGCAAAATGATTGTACCAGTTCAAATTTGTCTTTAAG GGAGGTTCTGCTTGCTTATGTAACAAAAGGAAGTGATGTCCTAGTTTTGGGTTCTTTGAGTGTGCTTGCTATTCTGCTGCAAACTAAAG AACTTGATGAATCAATGCTAGATGGGCTTGGAATTCTTCCACAAcgaaaacaacataaaaaattgttattg CAAGCTTTAGTTGGAGAGAGTTCTGGCGAAGAACAACTTTTTTCATCCAAAAGTAATAGGGATGGCATTGGTACTGATATCAATGTCTATCatataaagatcaag GAGCAATATGGAGTATCTTTTCTGCCTTCTGATGTGGGAATAAGTCCTCGTATACATAGATTTcaa GTGATTGATGCATTAGTGAACCTCAGTTGTCGCACTAATATATCTGCAGAGATACTATGGGACGGTGGTTGGCTTTTGCGTCAGTTGCTTCCTTACAGTGTCTCAGAATTCAACAGGCGTCACCTTGAATTACTGAAA GTTTCATACAAGAGTTATGCTTCTGCTCTTGTAGAGGAGGTTAGAGGTATTTGGTCCGACTTACTTATTTCTGTTCTCTGTGATGAATGGAGAAAGTGCAAAAGAG CAATGGAGTCATCATCTCCTCGGAAAGAACCAAATTGCATACTTTTGCTACCATGGAAGATTTCTTCAGGAG GTCATATTCCAGAGGGATCATCTTTTGCTGCTGGTAAAAGAATGCATGAGTTGGTGAAG GTATTTGTACTACTGCACCAACTTCAAATATTCACTCTTGGCAGAACTCTAACAGAGCAACCACTGATTTACCCTCCTGGTGATCTCCCTGCAAATTGCCGTGCCCAAGGTTCTGGGCTTGATGTGTCAGGCCCAAAGGCAGGAACTGAAGTCAGCCTTG GCCATGCCGTGCCTTGTAGGATAGCTTTCGAGAGGGGAAAAGAGCTTCATGTTTACTTTCTAGCAATATCTTTAGGAATTTCTGGATGGCTTGTCGTTGCAGAAGAATTGCCACTGAAGAAGTCTCATGGAGTGGTTCGGGCCGTTGCCCCTTTGGCTGGGTGCAAT CCCAGGATTGAGGACAATCATGCGATGTGGTTACACTTGCGGATTCGGGCTTCTTCTTTACCCTTTATAGATCCTGTCCACTTCAAAGACTTTcggaaaaagaaaacaagagctTCGGTAGATGGCAGATGGACATTGGCGTTCAAAGATGAGGAGACTTGCAAATCTGCTTTTCTCATGACCGTTGAGGAAATCAATTTTCTGAGTAATGAGGTTCATAGAAGACTAAAGCCTTTGCTCGACCTTGAAACTTCAATAGATTTACCAGGTTCGACTTTTTGTTCTCCAAAAGATTCTTATAGAACACATCCAAATTAA
- the LOC108322724 gene encoding protein TRANSPARENT TESTA 9 isoform X7 translates to MEKQVMGEFIRVLKLTRTVSVPLQLLQTVSIMVQNLKSEHAIYYMFSNEYINYLITYPFDFRNEELLSYYISFLRAISGKLNKNTVSLLVKTHGDEVVSFPLYVEAIRFAFHEESMVRTAVRAITLNVYHVGDDSVNRYITSTPHKDYFANLVSFFRKQSLDFNKLLSDTQLNPGPDSMSAIIAATDEIEDNLYYFSDVVSAGIPDVGRLITDSIMMVLIFPLLLPSLRVMPNNDMQDGAAPSLYLLCCILRIVKIKDLANTIAGSLFYPSEAFTKSSQGFHSDGVLVQNDCTSSNLSLREVLLAYVTKGSDVLVLGSLSVLAILLQTKELDESMLDGLGILPQRKQHKKLLLQALVGESSGEEQLFSSKSNRDGIGTDINVYHIKIKEQYGVSFLPSDVGISPRIHRFQVIDALVNLSCRTNISAEILWDGGWLLRQLLPYSVSEFNRRHLELLKVSYKSYASALVEEVRGIWSDLLISVLCDEWRKCKRAMESSSPRKEPNCILLLPWKISSGGHIPEGSSFAAGKRMHELVKVFVLLHQLQIFTLGRTLTEQPLIYPPGDLPANCRAQGSGLDVSGPKAGTEVSLGHAVPCRIAFERGKELHVYFLAISLGISGWLVVAEELPLKKSHGVVRAVAPLAGCNPRIEDNHAMWLHLRIRASSLPFIDPVHFKDFRKKKTRASVDGRWTLAFKDEETCKSAFLMTVEEINFLSNEVHRRLKPLLDLETSIDLPGSTFCSPKDSYRTHPN, encoded by the exons ATGGAAAAGCAAGTCATGGGTGAATTTATACGTGTTCTGAAACTTACCAGGACTGTGAGTGTTCCACTTCAGTTGCTGCAAACAGTGAGCATTATGGTCCAGAACCTAAAAAGTGAACATGCTATAT ACTATATGTTCAGtaatgaatatataaattacCTGATAACTTATCCGTTTGACTTTCGAAATGAAGAGCTGCTGTCGTACTACATATCCTTTTTAAG GGCAATAAGTGGAAAATTGAACAAGAATACAGTTTCACTGCTTGTGAAGACTCATGGT GACGAAGTAGTTTCATTTCCACTTTATGTAGAGGCCATACGCTTTGCTTTTCATGAGGAGAGCATGGTTCGCACTGCAGTACGTGCTATAACTCTTAATGTCTACCATG TTGGAGATGACTCTGTCAATAGATATATAACTAGCACTCCTCACAAAGATTACTTCGCAAACCTGGTTTCATTCTTTAGGAAGCAGAGCTTGGATTTTAATAAACTGCTTTCTGATACACAGCT AAATCCGGGCCCAGATTCAATGTCGGCAATTATTGCTGCTACAGATGAAATTGAGGATAATCTGTACTACTTCAGTGATGTTGTCTCTGCTGGAATTCCTGATGTTGGGAGACTCATTACTGATAGCATTATGATGGTTTTGATATTCCCATTACTTCTTCCTTCCCTAAGGGTCATGCCCAATAAT GACATGCAAGATGGTGCTGCCCCTTCTCTATACTTACTTTGTTGCATCCTGAGGATTGTAAAAATCAAAGATTTGGCAAACACCATTGCTGGTTCTCTTTTTTATCCCTCAGAGGCCTTTACAAAGAGTTCTCAGG GTTTTCATTCAGATGGTGTTCTAGTGCAAAATGATTGTACCAGTTCAAATTTGTCTTTAAG GGAGGTTCTGCTTGCTTATGTAACAAAAGGAAGTGATGTCCTAGTTTTGGGTTCTTTGAGTGTGCTTGCTATTCTGCTGCAAACTAAAG AACTTGATGAATCAATGCTAGATGGGCTTGGAATTCTTCCACAAcgaaaacaacataaaaaattgttattg CAAGCTTTAGTTGGAGAGAGTTCTGGCGAAGAACAACTTTTTTCATCCAAAAGTAATAGGGATGGCATTGGTACTGATATCAATGTCTATCatataaagatcaag GAGCAATATGGAGTATCTTTTCTGCCTTCTGATGTGGGAATAAGTCCTCGTATACATAGATTTcaa GTGATTGATGCATTAGTGAACCTCAGTTGTCGCACTAATATATCTGCAGAGATACTATGGGACGGTGGTTGGCTTTTGCGTCAGTTGCTTCCTTACAGTGTCTCAGAATTCAACAGGCGTCACCTTGAATTACTGAAA GTTTCATACAAGAGTTATGCTTCTGCTCTTGTAGAGGAGGTTAGAGGTATTTGGTCCGACTTACTTATTTCTGTTCTCTGTGATGAATGGAGAAAGTGCAAAAGAG CAATGGAGTCATCATCTCCTCGGAAAGAACCAAATTGCATACTTTTGCTACCATGGAAGATTTCTTCAGGAG GTCATATTCCAGAGGGATCATCTTTTGCTGCTGGTAAAAGAATGCATGAGTTGGTGAAG GTATTTGTACTACTGCACCAACTTCAAATATTCACTCTTGGCAGAACTCTAACAGAGCAACCACTGATTTACCCTCCTGGTGATCTCCCTGCAAATTGCCGTGCCCAAGGTTCTGGGCTTGATGTGTCAGGCCCAAAGGCAGGAACTGAAGTCAGCCTTG GCCATGCCGTGCCTTGTAGGATAGCTTTCGAGAGGGGAAAAGAGCTTCATGTTTACTTTCTAGCAATATCTTTAGGAATTTCTGGATGGCTTGTCGTTGCAGAAGAATTGCCACTGAAGAAGTCTCATGGAGTGGTTCGGGCCGTTGCCCCTTTGGCTGGGTGCAAT CCCAGGATTGAGGACAATCATGCGATGTGGTTACACTTGCGGATTCGGGCTTCTTCTTTACCCTTTATAGATCCTGTCCACTTCAAAGACTTTcggaaaaagaaaacaagagctTCGGTAGATGGCAGATGGACATTGGCGTTCAAAGATGAGGAGACTTGCAAATCTGCTTTTCTCATGACCGTTGAGGAAATCAATTTTCTGAGTAATGAGGTTCATAGAAGACTAAAGCCTTTGCTCGACCTTGAAACTTCAATAGATTTACCAGGTTCGACTTTTTGTTCTCCAAAAGATTCTTATAGAACACATCCAAATTAA